In one window of Gloeomargarita sp. SRBZ-1_bins_9 DNA:
- a CDS encoding FIST C-terminal domain-containing protein encodes MERFVAAERPPSPVWLNALSTQVSLERAIQEVTAQVQALGTVDLALVFISNSFASEYVRLLPLLHEALPIRCLVGCGANGVVGSLPSGVAQEIEGKPALALSVARLPGVEVHPLVIQPQDVPDLDSPPQAWVEVVGVDPARNPHFILLADPATSRIVDVLQGLDYAYPHSVKVGGLVGDGLFCQRELVTQGVVGVALAGLRAEAIVAQGCRPIGQPYRVTKGERNIILGLEDRTPLQVLQNLIQNLDEADRELAQSGLHIGVVGDEFKQELGPTDFLIRNLLGIDPRYGAIAIGDRVRPGQRVQFHLRDAQTSITDLQQLLASHVRHHPEPPVGALMFACLGRGQHLYGRPNVDSHLFQQYLPGVTLAGCFCNGEIGPVGNTTYLHGYTAVFVLWYA; translated from the coding sequence ATGGAACGTTTTGTCGCCGCTGAGAGGCCACCGTCGCCGGTGTGGCTAAATGCCCTTTCGACGCAGGTATCCCTGGAGCGGGCTATTCAAGAGGTGACGGCGCAGGTGCAGGCCCTGGGTACGGTAGATTTGGCCCTGGTATTTATCAGCAATAGTTTCGCCAGCGAATACGTGCGGTTGCTGCCCCTGTTGCACGAGGCGTTACCCATCCGCTGTCTGGTGGGGTGCGGGGCCAATGGGGTGGTGGGTTCTCTCCCCAGCGGTGTCGCCCAGGAAATCGAAGGGAAACCGGCTCTGGCTCTGAGCGTGGCTCGCTTGCCGGGGGTGGAGGTGCATCCCTTGGTGATCCAGCCCCAGGATGTGCCCGATTTGGACAGCCCGCCCCAGGCCTGGGTGGAGGTGGTAGGCGTGGACCCGGCGCGCAACCCCCACTTTATCTTGCTGGCGGATCCCGCTACGAGCCGGATTGTGGATGTGCTCCAGGGACTGGATTACGCCTATCCCCATAGCGTCAAGGTGGGGGGTCTGGTGGGGGATGGCCTGTTTTGCCAACGGGAATTGGTAACCCAGGGGGTGGTCGGTGTGGCCCTGGCGGGGTTGCGGGCAGAAGCCATTGTCGCCCAAGGGTGTCGGCCTATCGGCCAGCCCTACCGCGTGACCAAGGGCGAGCGCAATATCATCCTGGGCCTGGAGGACCGGACGCCCCTGCAGGTGTTGCAAAACTTGATCCAAAACCTGGACGAGGCCGACCGAGAATTGGCCCAATCGGGGTTGCACATTGGTGTGGTGGGGGATGAATTCAAGCAGGAACTAGGGCCGACGGATTTTCTCATTCGCAATCTGCTGGGGATTGACCCGCGCTATGGGGCCATTGCTATCGGCGACCGGGTGCGGCCTGGCCAACGGGTGCAATTTCACCTGCGGGATGCCCAAACCTCCATCACCGATTTGCAACAACTGCTGGCGTCCCACGTGCGCCATCATCCTGAACCACCGGTGGGGGCGCTGATGTTTGCCTGTTTGGGTCGGGGGCAGCACCTGTACGGACGACCGAACGTGGATTCCCACCTGTTCCAGCAGTATTTACCGGGCGTGACCCTGGCGGGGTGCTTTTGCAACGGGGAAATCGGGCCGGTGGGGAACACCACCTACCTGCACGGCTACACCGCCGTTTTTGTCCTGTGGTATGCTTAA